The stretch of DNA ACGACGCGGCCCTCGACGGTCTCGCCAAGTTGGTGGCCGGCCCGCCCGACCCGCTGGAGCAGGGCCGCGACGGACTTGGGGGAGCCGACCTGCACGACGAGGTCGATGTGGGGCATGTCGATTCCCAGTTCGAGGCTCGTCGAGGTCGTCACCACGTCGAGCGTGCCCTCCTTGAGATCCCCCTCGATGCGCTGGCGCTTCTCCTTCGAGAGCGAGCCGTGGTGACAGCCCGAGTTCGACTCGTCGTAGGCGTCGTACCGCTCCCGGAGGTTGTGCAGGACCCGCTCGGCACCCGAGCGGGTGTTCGTGAACACGAGCGTGTTGGTGTGTGACTGGATCTGTTCGTGGAGGTCCCGGTAGAAGCGGTCGGTCACCACGTCCCGTGGCGTGTCGATGAGGTCGTCGGCCGGGCAGGAGAGCTCCATCTCGTACTCGCGGGCGAAGCGGGCGTCGACGACGTCGTAGTCGCGGGCCTCGCCGCCGGGCTCCTCGCGGCCGACGAGGAACTCCGCGACCGTCTCGAGAGGCTCGACGGTGGCCGAACAGCCGATCCGGGTCGGCGACCCCTCGACCATCGACTCCAGCCGCTCCAGGGAGACCGACAGGTGGGTCCCGCGCTTGTTCTCCGCGAGGCTGTGGATCTCGTCGACGACGACGTACTCGACGGTCCGGAGCTTCTCGCGGAACTTCGGCGAGTTCAGCAGGATCGCCAGCGTCTCCGGCGTCGTGTTGAGGATGTGGGGCGTCGTCTCCAGCATCGCCTGGCGCTCGCTGTCGCTGGTGTCGCCGTGGCGGATCGCGTGGCGGAGCGCGACGTCCTCGCCGTGCTCGGCGAGTCGGTCGGTGATGTCGTCGAGGGGCTCGGCCAAGTTGCGGTGGATGTCGTTGGCCAGCGACTTCAGCGGGGAGACGTACAGGCAGTACACGGAGTTGTCCAGGTCGCCGGCCCGCGCCCGGTCGAACAGCGCGTCGATGATGGCCGTGAACGAGGCCAGCGTCTTCCCGCTCCCGGTGGGCGCACAGATGAGCGAGTTCGTCCCGGACTGGATGTTCGGGATCGCCCCCTTCTGTGGCGGCGTGAAGAAACCGCCGTTGCCGGGGACGAACTCGCCGAACTGCTCGACCCACCACTCCTGGACGACCGGGTCGAGCGAGGTCAACACGTCGGCGTCGTCGATGTCGACCGACTCGGGGTCGAAGGACACGTCCGCGGCGTCGAGTCGCGCTCGTGGGTCCATCGTCGGCGTCTGGTCGAAGGTTGGACTGCGCGGGGAAGTGGGTTCCGACGCCGCCAGCCCGGAGCCCCGACGGTCGGGGTGGCAGTCTCTCAAATCGCCGTGGGAGTCATCACGAGATTCATTACGCTGGGACGTAGTGAGTCGGGTATGTCCCTGCTGCCCTCGCGTGGCCCCGACGCGAGCGCGTCTCAGGACGGCGATCTCCAGATCGTCGGCGTCGACGAGGACGTCTCCGCCGCCCTGGACGCGCTCTCCTCCGAGACGGCCCGCGAGATACTCAACGCCGTCTACGACGACCCCGGAACGCCCTCCGAACTCGCCGACCGGCTGGACATGTCCATCCAGAAGGTCTCGTACCACCTGGAGAAACTGGAAGACGAGGAACTCATCGCCGTCGCCGGCACCCAGTACTCCGAGAAGGGACAGGAGATGAAGGTCTACGAGCCGCCCGAGGAGCCGCTGGTGCTGTTCGTGGGCACCCAGGACCGCAAGCGTTCGCTCAAGGGCCTCGTCCAGCGGCTCATCCCGGTCGTCGGTCTCCTGACAGCGGCCAGCCTCGTCGTCCAGTTGCTGCTGGGCAACATCTCGCTCCCGGTGCCGATGGGACAGACGGGGGCCGGCGGCGCGGACGGCGGTGGGGCCGGCGGCGACGCCGTCGAGTCACAGGCGACCACCGAGACGGAGACGCCCACGGAGGCCCCGACCGACACCGCGACCGCGACGAGCGCGGACGGCGGCGACGGCGGCGGGATGAACATCGCCGAGAACACCGACTCGCCGACGGCGACGGACGCGCCGGCCGAGACGGTCACCGAGGAGCCGGCGACCGCCATACAGACGGAGGCCCCGACGACGGAGACGCCGGTCCCGGAGACGGACACGAGTCTCGAATACGCCGCCGAGGCGACCGAGGTCGCGAGGACGGCCGCCGGGAGCGGCGGGCTGGAGGTCGCGCCCGGCCTCGCGTTCCTGCTCGGGGGCCTGTTCGTGGTCGCCGTCTTCGTCGGGCTGTGGGCGTACCGGGAGTACTGACCACGGTCTTCCGGTCACTCAAAACGCGTTTTGAGCGTCAAGGAGACTTTTTGTATACCCGGTGGTAGTCAGAGACGCGCCGCCGGGGGTACCACCCCGCCCTGATAGACGGCCCCTCCCCACCCGTCGCGGAGACGGTCCCCACCGGCGGCCACCGACTGCCCGATCCCCGCCCGAACGGTCCCCTTCCCCCTCCCACCCCTCCCACGCCCTCCCCCGCTGACAGCGCCAAGGTCTTTGGCCCTCCGCGACACAGCGCGACCATGCGCCTGACGTTTCTCGGCACCGGCAGCGCGATGCCCAGCGGGGAGCGCGTCCAGTCCGGCTACCTCCTCGAACACGGCGACGACTGCCTGCTCGTCGACTGTGGCAGCGGCGTCCTCGACGCGCTCGCCCGCACCAGCGTCGGTTACGAGGGCGTCGACACCGTCCTGCTGACCCACCACCACCTCGATCACGTCTCGGACCTCGACGTCCTGCTGAAGGCCCGGTGGCTTGCCGGCGCGACGGACCTGACCGTCGCCGGCCCGCCCGGAACGCGAGCGCTCGTCGAGGACCTGCTGTCGGTCCACGAGTACATGCAGGGACGGCTCGACCTGACGCTCCGGGACGTCGAGGGGGCGTCGTTCTCACTGGCGGGATTCGAGGGGGAACGGTACGAGACGGTTCACTCGATGCAGTGTTTCGCCTACCGTCTCACGCCGACCGACGGCGGTCCGACCGTCGTCGCCGGCGGCGACTCGGAGGCCGACCCGGGCCTCGTCGAGTTCGCGGACGGCGCGGCCGTCCTCGTCCACGACTGCTCGTTCCCGGACGAGGTGGACGTGTCGAACCACCCGACGCCGTCGTCCCTCGGGGCGGCGCTGGCGACGGCCGACGCCGACGTGGGTCGGGTCTACCTCACGCACCTCTACCCCCACACCGAAGGCCGTCACGAGGAGATGCTCGACTCGGTGAGCGACCGCTACGACGGCGACGTGCGCTTCGCCGAGGACGACCTGACGGTCACGGTGAGCGCGACCGAGTGACGCCCCGGCCGCTCAGACCCGCGCCAGCGTCACGCGGAAGTCCGCGCCGCCGAACTCGCTGTCGGTGACTTCGACGTCGCCACCGTAGGACTCCGTCAGCGCCCGGACGAACCCGAGCCCGAACCCGCTCCCGCTGCTGTCGGGGCCTTTCGCGCCCATCTCGAAGAGCTCTTCGCGGAGGTCCGCCGGGACGCCGCTGCCGTCGTCTGCGAACCCGACCACGACCTCGTCGGGCGAGGCCTCGGCGTACACCTCGACGAACACGTCGCCGTCGTTGTGGACGGCGGCGTTCGAGAGGACGTTCGTGAACACGGAGTCGAGGAGTTCGCCCCCGTAGACCCGGTAGTCCGCACCCTCGGGATCGAAGTCGACGGTCAGCGAGTCGTAGTTCGCCGTCGTCTCCGTGACGACGCTGTCGAGGATGGTGGCGAGGTCCCGGGGTTCCGGCTCCTGTTCGTCCTCCAGCGTCGAGACGAGCGAGCCCACCCGCTCGATGAGGTCGGCCGCGCTCTCGGCCGCCCGCTGGATCTTGCCGGCGTACTCTTCGGTCTGACCGTCCACCTGCGAGGAGACGGCGTCGGCGAAGCCGGCGATGACCTGGAGGTCGTTGCCGAGGTCGTGACGCAGGAGCCGGTCGTACATCTCGATCATCTCCTTGCGCGTCTCCAGGTCCTGTCTGGCCCGTTCCAGGCGCTCCCGCGAGCGGATGTTGCTGACTGCCGTGGCGGCGTGGGAGGCGAGGATCTCCAGCGGTCGGGAGTGCTCCTCGCCGAACTCGTCGGTCGAGGTCGACCGCGTGACGAGGACGGCGGTCACCTCACCGCCCATCCGGGCGGGCACGGCCAGGGTCGCGGTCACGTCGGAGTCCCCGCCGATCCCGGCGGTGACACCGGTCGTGATGACCGTCTCGCCCGTCTCGAATGCCCGCAACGCGACCTCGCTGGGCTCGTCGCCCTGCGAGAGGCGCGGGTTCGTGCTGTGGACGACCCGAGGCTCGTCGTCGCGAACCTCGACGAACGTCGAGTAGGAGAACTCGAACAGCAGCGACATCGCCTCCAGCGTCAGCGAGACCACTTCCTCGACGCTCCCACACCGGTTCAGCGCTTGCCCGTACTTGTTCAGGTCCGCGACCTGCCGGGCGAAGTCGGGTTGTTCCTCGAATGCCATCCAGCCACCCTCACGAGACGTGATTACACGGGCTTAGACAGCACCGATGAAAACCGTTGTGGGTCGATTACCGGAAACGATACTGGACGAGACCGCGCGACGACATCGCCACTCGTCAGTCCAGCCGGTACCGGAGCAACGCGGCGATCCCGCCGAGGTTGGCCAGCTGCTGCCCGGGCGCGAACTCCGCGGAGAACACCGTCACGTCGCCGCCCTTCTGCTCGGTCGTCTCGATGACGTCGTCGACGTCGACCGCCCAGTCCCCCTCGCCGGCCCGCTCTTTCCGCAGGCGCTCGTCCAGCACCAGCAGCGTCTCGATCGCGCCGTAGTCGGCTGCCTTCGCCACCTCTTCGGGGCCGTACGCGACCTCCGCGCCCTCGCCGATACGGGCCATCAGTTCGTCGATGTACTCCGCCTCCTCGGCGATGCGGGTCTGCTCCTGGACGTCGTCGACGGCACCGCGTTTCAGCACCTCGTGGACGCCGCGGTCGCCGACGCCGGCGGTGTCGACGACGGTCATCGACTCCGCGATCTCGGGGATCTCCTCGCGGAAGTGGTCGAGGGCGTCCTGTTTCGTGAACCCCGGGCCGGCGAGGATGTAGGCGTCGACGTCCTGCCTGTGCAACACGTCGGCCAGCTCCGCGAACAGCTCCTCGCGGGGGCGGGCGTACTCGCCTTTCCCCGTCGTCGAGGTGATCGTCGCCCGCTCCTCGGTGCCGTACTGGGCGACGGTGTGGACGTGGGCCTCGCCCTCCTCGACGGTGGCGATGGCGACGTCGGGGTTCTCCGTGGCCTCGACGGCCTCCTCCAGCCGCTCGACCTGGTCGGGCTTCCAGCGCTTCTCGATGGTGAGTTCGGTCCGCTCCTCGACGTTGAGCGTGTGGTGGAAGCCGAGCTGGTCCTCCCGCGAGCAGTCGACGATCTCGCCCCCGACCCGCAGGCGGTTGGCGAACTTCGCGAACTCCACGTCGGTCACGTCGATGGCGACCCACATGTGCTCGCGCTCGCCGCCGGAGTCCCGCAGGTCCTCGTCGTTGCGCTGGATGCGCCGCGTCGTGTCCCCGGAGACCCGGTCGCCGGGCTCGACGACGTACGAGAGGTGCCAGAGGTCGTCGAGCGTCTCGGGGACCACCTCGACGCGCTCGCGACCCTCGGCGGTCTGCTCGCGACTCTGAATCTGCATGGGGACGACTCCGCGGGCCGCCCACAAGTGCCCTGCTATTCGGGGCGTGAGCGGGGGTCGTCAGGCGGCCGGCCGTCCGGCGGGCGCGTCGGGACCGTCCGCCACACGGGGGATCTCCCGGACCGCCGTCCCGATGGCGTAGACGCCGGCCACCTGTGCGTAGAACAGGAGGAACGGGACCAGCAGCCCGCCGACGCCGGTGGCGCTGACGACGCCGCCGACGACGTTCGCCAGCAGGCCGATCGCGACCGCGACCAGCCAGCCGGTCGCGTAGGTCCGGCTGAACGCCAGCGGGCGGAGTTCGTCGGGCGCGAAGGCGGCTCCGAGGCGGTCGGTGCGGACCCAGGCCACGACGGCGGCGGGCAGGACGTAGACGAGCGCCAGCGAGACCAGCGTCAACAGGAGCGCGACGCCGACGGCTGCCAGCACCACGACGATCCCGGTCCGGGGGCTGTCACCGCCGACGGCGAACGTCGCCGTCCCGACGACCAGGAGCGCCGCCAGCGCCGACCCGACGGGGATCAGCGAGTAGACGAGCCCGATGGCGAACGCCTTGAGCCCGTCGACGAACAGGTCGCCCCAGTCGTCGAACACCGGCGGCTCCTCGCTGCCGCCGAGTACCGATCGCAGCGCCCGGACGACGTAGCCCAGGACGAAGAACGTCGGGACGACGAGGACGCTCAGGAGTGTCAACACCCCACCGATGAGGACGGTGGTCACCGCGCTGTCGCTGTTCCGTGGGTAATCGATTGCGTCTCGAAACATGGTGGCTCCGGATACACGTCGTGGGGCCGCGCTGTCCGTGCGGGCCGCTGCGAGTATCTACGTGACAGTACGCGTGACAAGTATATATCCGTGCGTGTGCCGTGCTACGTCACTACTGACCGGTCGTCCCCCGGCGGGACAGGTCGAGGTCTGACACACCGCGTCCGATTGCGTACGCCCCCGCGACGTTGCCGTAGAACGAGACCACCGGCAGCAACAGGGCACCCACGACGGTGGCCGCCAGGGCACCCCCGACGAGCTGCGCGAGGATGCCGATCGCGACGGCGACCAGCCAGGCGACGGGATACGCGCCGGAGCCGCCGATGCGACGCAGCGTCCCCGGCGAGAAGGCCGCACCGAGCCGGCCGGTGACGGCGTAGGCGGCGACGGCGGCCGGGAGCAGGTACAGCGACGCGACGACGACGAGCAGGGTCAGCCCCGCGGCGACCAGCAACGCGAGCAGGCCCAGGAGGCTCGGTCCGGTCTGGGCCATCGCCGCCCCGCCCTCCTGAACGACGGTGAACGGGAACAGCACCGAGACCGCCAGCAGGACGACCGCCGCCGTCGGGACCAGCGTGTAGACGATCGCCACGAGGGTGGCGACGAGGCCGTCGATCAACAGGTCGCCCCAGTCCTCGAACGTCGGCGGGCGCTCGCGGTCGCCGGCCTCGACCTGCCGGACGACGCGCACGAGGTACCCGAGCACCAGTATCGCGGGGATCAGTAGGAACCCCAGCAGGCCGAGGACCCCGCCCAACAGCAGCGTCGTCACCTTCTCGTCGCCCTGCCACGGGTAGCGGATCGCGTCCTCGAACATATCAGATATTCTACCGGTGGGCACATATAGCTGTGCCCCCGTCGGCGTGCTACTCCTCGACCATCCGGCTGCCACCCGGCGGTAAGAACTCCTGGATTCGGTCGGGGCTCGCGACCTTCCGGACGAACGACTCGTCGGCGAAGCGCTCGCGGAACTCCCGGTAGAGCCGTTTCGCGATGTCGTTCTGCGCGAACTGGCCCGGTTCGACCTCGACGCTCGTGGCGGCCTGCGGGCGGATCGCCGCCGGCGGACCGCCGACGACGCGGGTCTCGTCCTCGCAGGTGATGCCGACGGCGACGCCGACGGCGGTGTCCTCGAAGTAGGTGCGGTCCCCGCGGACGGCGAACCCGCCCTTCTCCAGGTACTCGCCGCTCTCGGGGGTCTTCGAGACCTGGTCGGGGTCGACCATATACACGTCGCCAGCGAACCGGCCGTCCTTCCAGACCGACGAGTAGGAGACGGCGAACTGCGCGGCCTGGTCCAGCGAGGACTGCGGGAAGTCGACCTCCTTCGCGGGTTCGCTCGGCCCGGTCGCCTTCAGGACCGTGACGGGGCCGCCGTGGGCCTGGGCGTGGAAGAACTTGTCACCGCGTTCGATGTACTTCTGGACCAGTTCCTCGTTGTCGTCGGCGTCCCGGCCGCCGATGACGAGGTAGCCGTCCGAGGTGTGGAACCACCGGAACTGCTCGTACCACTTCTCGGTCGACCGGACTGGGACGGAGGGTTCGTTCAGCCAGTCGGTCGGCTCCGACTCGTCGTCCTCCTCGTCGTCGGTGGCGCTCTCGTCGCCGTCGTCGGCCTCCCACGCCGCGCGGCGCTCTTTCGCCTCGGCCAGGTCCTCCCGGGTGTCCTCGATGGCCGCCTGTGCGCCCTCCTTCTTCTCCTCGATGCGCTTGGCCTCGGTGTAGAGGCGGTCGGCGTTCTTCTCGACGCCCATCGACGCGTCCAGCGTGACCGTCGTCCCCGCGACGGTCATCGTCACGGTCCCCTCGCTGCCGTCGACGCCCTCGACGGCCTCGGCCGCGGGGATGCCGCGCTCGGCCCCCTCGGCGAACTTCGCCTCGATGTCGTCCCAAGCGACGTCGTCCTCGCGCGCCGTCCGGACCGTCGAGAGCACGTCGTCGACGAGGTCGTAGTTGGCGTACAGCGACTCGGCCTTCTCGCGTTCGGCCTCGGCGTCGGCCTCGAAGTCCTCGATCGCCCCCTGCTGTTGCTCGATGATGCGCTCGTACTTCTCGATCTCCGCCTCGAAGTCCGGCCGCTGGGGCTCGCCGCCCTCGACCTCGTCCTCGCGCTGGACGTTGTAGAAGTAGTCGTCGAGCGCGGCGTTGAACTCCTCGAAGGACTCGCTGTAGAGGTGTTCGTACTCCACCAGCGGGATCGGGGTGGCGTCGACCCGGCGGCGCTCGGGGTCGTCGCCGTCCCCTTCCTCGACGGTCTCGTAGTAGACCCGCGGGTCGAGGTCGCCCTCCCGCAGCCGCGTGGCCATCTCGGCGACGATGTCGTAGAGGTGTTCGAGCTGCTCGTCGGTCACCTCCTCGACGGGGACGTTGTAGTCGATGCCGGCCCGCGAGCAGAGCTCCTCGCCGTAGAGGCCGCCGAAGTTGAGCTGGGTCGCCAGCGTCCGCACGAGGTCCGAGTCCGACTCCCGGACCCGGGCGACGAACCCCTCGTAGTCGACGGTCAGGGGGTTGAACCGCGCGGAGGGGAACTCGTAGCGGCTCCCGGGCGCGACGGTCCGGGACTTCAGGCGGACGGTCTCCAGACAGTCGATGACGTCGCCGTGTTCGTCCAGCACCGCGACGTTGCCGTCGCCGAACAGCTCCGCGACGATCGTCGTCGAGCCGTCGTCGCGGTCGAACTCCAGTTCCAGGATGCGGTCGAACTCGAACTGCTCGACGCGGACGAGGTCCGCGCCCGACAGCCGGTTCCGCAGCATCATCGCGAAGTCCGGCGGCCGCCCCGGCGCGTCGGGGACGTGCTCGGGGGCGGCGACGTGGGCGCGCTTGACGTCTCCGAGCTCGATGACGAACTCGACGCGGCCCCGGTCGAAGTCCCGGAGCTTCAGCCTGACGAGGTCGTCGTCCTCGTAGAGGTAGGCCTTGTCGAGTTTCGCCCCCTCGTAGTCGCCGAGTTCGCCGGCGAGCGCCGCGAGGTCGACGCTCGTCAGCTCCCGCTTGTGGTCCATGTCCCAGGCTATCGGCCCCGACGCAAAGGACTGTCGGGACTCCGCCGCCCGAAACCGATTCCGTCCTCCGGCGCGTCGTCGCGGTATGGACGACTCCCGGAACTCGGTCGGCCGCCGTCGGCTCCTCGCGGCGCTCTCGACGGCCGCCGCGGGCGCGTTCGCCGGCTGTCCGGGTTCCGTCGGCGTCACGGACAGCGCGGACGAGACCGGCCCGACCCCGGCACCGATCCCGACGACCGCGACGGACGCGGCCCTGCCGCCCGACCTGGCCGCCGTCCCCTGCCCCCGGTTTCCCGGCGCGACCGTCGACGGCCAGCGCCGCTGTGGCCCGTTCGGTCCGGACGACGGGATCGCCCTCCGGACCGCCGAGCGGCGGCCGCGGCTCCCCGCCGCCGCCCTCCGGTTCCGCTTCCGGAACGCCGGCGACGCCCCGCTGGCCGGCCTCTCGCCGCCGTGGTCGCTCCAGAAGTACGTCGACGGCCGGTGGCACGTCCTCTGGCCCGCACAGATCAGGTCGGGGACAGACAGCGCCGCAGCGGGGGGCCGTGAGCGTCGGACCTGGGAACTGGCGATCGACAACGGTGCCACCGACCGTCTCGACCCTCGTCGGGACCTCGACGTCACCCTCACCGGGGACGCGACGCGCA from Haloarcula litorea encodes:
- a CDS encoding ArsR/SmtB family transcription factor gives rise to the protein MSLLPSRGPDASASQDGDLQIVGVDEDVSAALDALSSETAREILNAVYDDPGTPSELADRLDMSIQKVSYHLEKLEDEELIAVAGTQYSEKGQEMKVYEPPEEPLVLFVGTQDRKRSLKGLVQRLIPVVGLLTAASLVVQLLLGNISLPVPMGQTGAGGADGGGAGGDAVESQATTETETPTEAPTDTATATSADGGDGGGMNIAENTDSPTATDAPAETVTEEPATAIQTEAPTTETPVPETDTSLEYAAEATEVARTAAGSGGLEVAPGLAFLLGGLFVVAVFVGLWAYREY
- a CDS encoding MBL fold metallo-hydrolase; amino-acid sequence: MRLTFLGTGSAMPSGERVQSGYLLEHGDDCLLVDCGSGVLDALARTSVGYEGVDTVLLTHHHLDHVSDLDVLLKARWLAGATDLTVAGPPGTRALVEDLLSVHEYMQGRLDLTLRDVEGASFSLAGFEGERYETVHSMQCFAYRLTPTDGGPTVVAGGDSEADPGLVEFADGAAVLVHDCSFPDEVDVSNHPTPSSLGAALATADADVGRVYLTHLYPHTEGRHEEMLDSVSDRYDGDVRFAEDDLTVTVSATE
- a CDS encoding ATP-binding protein, giving the protein MAFEEQPDFARQVADLNKYGQALNRCGSVEEVVSLTLEAMSLLFEFSYSTFVEVRDDEPRVVHSTNPRLSQGDEPSEVALRAFETGETVITTGVTAGIGGDSDVTATLAVPARMGGEVTAVLVTRSTSTDEFGEEHSRPLEILASHAATAVSNIRSRERLERARQDLETRKEMIEMYDRLLRHDLGNDLQVIAGFADAVSSQVDGQTEEYAGKIQRAAESAADLIERVGSLVSTLEDEQEPEPRDLATILDSVVTETTANYDSLTVDFDPEGADYRVYGGELLDSVFTNVLSNAAVHNDGDVFVEVYAEASPDEVVVGFADDGSGVPADLREELFEMGAKGPDSSGSGFGLGFVRALTESYGGDVEVTDSEFGGADFRVTLARV
- a CDS encoding mRNA surveillance protein pelota; its protein translation is MQIQSREQTAEGRERVEVVPETLDDLWHLSYVVEPGDRVSGDTTRRIQRNDEDLRDSGGEREHMWVAIDVTDVEFAKFANRLRVGGEIVDCSREDQLGFHHTLNVEERTELTIEKRWKPDQVERLEEAVEATENPDVAIATVEEGEAHVHTVAQYGTEERATITSTTGKGEYARPREELFAELADVLHRQDVDAYILAGPGFTKQDALDHFREEIPEIAESMTVVDTAGVGDRGVHEVLKRGAVDDVQEQTRIAEEAEYIDELMARIGEGAEVAYGPEEVAKAADYGAIETLLVLDERLRKERAGEGDWAVDVDDVIETTEQKGGDVTVFSAEFAPGQQLANLGGIAALLRYRLD
- a CDS encoding DUF4013 domain-containing protein — translated: MFRDAIDYPRNSDSAVTTVLIGGVLTLLSVLVVPTFFVLGYVVRALRSVLGGSEEPPVFDDWGDLFVDGLKAFAIGLVYSLIPVGSALAALLVVGTATFAVGGDSPRTGIVVVLAAVGVALLLTLVSLALVYVLPAAVVAWVRTDRLGAAFAPDELRPLAFSRTYATGWLVAVAIGLLANVVGGVVSATGVGGLLVPFLLFYAQVAGVYAIGTAVREIPRVADGPDAPAGRPAA
- a CDS encoding DUF4013 domain-containing protein produces the protein MFEDAIRYPWQGDEKVTTLLLGGVLGLLGFLLIPAILVLGYLVRVVRQVEAGDRERPPTFEDWGDLLIDGLVATLVAIVYTLVPTAAVVLLAVSVLFPFTVVQEGGAAMAQTGPSLLGLLALLVAAGLTLLVVVASLYLLPAAVAAYAVTGRLGAAFSPGTLRRIGGSGAYPVAWLVAVAIGILAQLVGGALAATVVGALLLPVVSFYGNVAGAYAIGRGVSDLDLSRRGTTGQ
- the rqcH gene encoding ribosome rescue protein RqcH, translated to MDHKRELTSVDLAALAGELGDYEGAKLDKAYLYEDDDLVRLKLRDFDRGRVEFVIELGDVKRAHVAAPEHVPDAPGRPPDFAMMLRNRLSGADLVRVEQFEFDRILELEFDRDDGSTTIVAELFGDGNVAVLDEHGDVIDCLETVRLKSRTVAPGSRYEFPSARFNPLTVDYEGFVARVRESDSDLVRTLATQLNFGGLYGEELCSRAGIDYNVPVEEVTDEQLEHLYDIVAEMATRLREGDLDPRVYYETVEEGDGDDPERRRVDATPIPLVEYEHLYSESFEEFNAALDDYFYNVQREDEVEGGEPQRPDFEAEIEKYERIIEQQQGAIEDFEADAEAEREKAESLYANYDLVDDVLSTVRTAREDDVAWDDIEAKFAEGAERGIPAAEAVEGVDGSEGTVTMTVAGTTVTLDASMGVEKNADRLYTEAKRIEEKKEGAQAAIEDTREDLAEAKERRAAWEADDGDESATDDEEDDESEPTDWLNEPSVPVRSTEKWYEQFRWFHTSDGYLVIGGRDADDNEELVQKYIERGDKFFHAQAHGGPVTVLKATGPSEPAKEVDFPQSSLDQAAQFAVSYSSVWKDGRFAGDVYMVDPDQVSKTPESGEYLEKGGFAVRGDRTYFEDTAVGVAVGITCEDETRVVGGPPAAIRPQAATSVEVEPGQFAQNDIAKRLYREFRERFADESFVRKVASPDRIQEFLPPGGSRMVEE